Proteins encoded within one genomic window of Manis pentadactyla isolate mManPen7 chromosome 4, mManPen7.hap1, whole genome shotgun sequence:
- the SF3B4 gene encoding splicing factor 3B subunit 4, translating to MAAGPISERNQDATVYVGGLDEKVSEPLLWELFLQAGPVVNTHMPKDRVTGQHQGYGFVEFLSEEDADYAIKIMNMIKLYGKPIRVNKASAHNKNLDVGANIFIGNLDPEIDEKLLYDTFSAFGVILQTPKIMRDPDTGNSKGYAFINFASFDASDAAIEAMNGQYLCNRPITVSYAFKKDSKGERHGSAAERLLAAQNPLSQADRPHQLFADAPPPPSAPNPVVSSLGSGLPPPGMPPPGSFPPPVPPPGALPPGIPPAMPPPPMPPGAGGHGPPSAGTPGAGHPGHGHSHPHPFPPGGMPHPGMSQMQLAHHGPHGLGHPHAGPPGSGGQPPPRPPPGIPHPGPPPMGMPPRGPPFGSPMGHPGPMPPHGMRGPPPLMPPHGYTGPPRPPPYGYQRGPLPPPRPTPRPPVPPRGPLRGPLPQ from the exons ATGGCTGCCGGGCCGATCTCCGAGCGGAACCAGG ATGCCACTGTGTATGTGGGAGGCCTGGATGAGAAGGTTAGCGAACCACTGCTGTGGGAGCTATTTCTCCAGGCAGGGCCAGTAGTCAACACCCACATGCCAAAGGATAGAGTCACTGGTCAGCACCAAG GCTATGGCTTTGTGGAATTCTTGAGTGAGGAAGATGCTGACTATGCCATTAAGATCATGAACATGATCAAACTCTATGGGAAGCCAATACGGGTGAACAAGGCATCAGCTCACAACAAAAACCTAGATGTGGGGGCCAACATTTTCATTGGAAATCTGGACCCAGAGATTGATGAGAAGCTGCTTTATGATACTTTCAGTGCCTTTGGAGTCATCTTACAAACTCCCAAGATCATGCGGGACCCTGACACAGGCAACTCCAAAGGTTATGCCTTTATTAATTTTGCTTCATTTGATGCTTCGGATGCAGCAATTGAGGCCATGAATGGGCAGTATCTCTGTAACCGCCCTATCACTGTGTCCTATGCATTCAAGAAGGACTCCAAGGGTGAGCGCCATGGCTCAGCAGCTGAACGACTTCTGGCAGCCCAGAATCCACTTTCCCAGGCTGACCGCCCTCATCAGCTGTTTGCGGACGCACCCCCTCCACCCTCTGCCCCCAATCCTGTGGTATCATCGCTAGGGTCTGGGCTTCCTCCACCAG GCATGCCTCCTCCTGGCTCCTTCCCACCCCCAGTGCCACCTCCTGGAGCCCTTCCACCTGGGATACCCCCAGCCATGCCCCCACCACCTATGCCtcctggggctggaggacatGGCCCCCCATCAGCAGGAACCCCAGGGGCTGGACATCCTGGACACGGGCACTCACATCCTCACCCATTCCCACCAGGTGGGATGCCCCATCCAG GGATGTCCCAGATGCAGCTGGCCCATCATGGCCCTCATGGCTTAGGACACCCCCATGCTGGGCCCCCAGGCTCTGGAGGGCAGCCTCCACCCCGACCACCACCTGGAATACCCCATCCTGGACCTCCTCCAATGGGCATGCCCCCCCGAGGGCCTCCATTTGGATCTCCCATGG GTCACCCAGGACCTATGCCTCCCCATGGTATGCGTGGACCTCCTCCACTGATGCCTCCTCATGGATACACTGGCCCTCCACGACCCCCACCCTATGGCTACCAGCGGGGGCCCCTCCCTCCACCCAGACCCACTCCCAGGCCTCCAGTTCCCCCTCGTGGCCCACTTCGAGGCCCTCTCCCTCAGTAA